The sequence CTGAAATGAATATCAGTcaataacagatgctgtaaatcaAGGGTCAGCAACAGGTGGCCAAAAGCAATTGCCATCACTGTCTAggagaaatacttaattttctgggaAAAATTCAGGGGTTTCAATGCTTTCAGCCATGATTGTATATGCAAACTTTCAtatttatcaatttatcaatACTATGATGTTTCTATTTGTAAGCTACCAGTTGTTTCTACTTATATTGTGTTATTGTATGTTTCTCCTTTTTATAAATGTTTGGATGTTTATTTACATGAACTAGCTTGAGCCCTGTAATTGCTTTGTTACCTTTATGTTTCTCTGTTACGCCACAAAAAATGGCCAACTAAAAATGACCAattccaatttacacagccaataacccaaccctctcattaggactccatctatcactagtgatgccccaacacaaccggagggtgaagactagcacatgcctcctctgatacatgtgaagtcagacatcTCCTCTtttgcatcacagcgcactcggaggttttgaaacatcagctcacagacgccttgttctgattgacatcaccctttagattGATGTGCAGAGAGAGCGttatttacccacccagagagagaaaggccaattgtgctctttcagggctccagcagctgattgcaagctacatgaacaagatttaaaccagcgatctcctgatcatagtgccagTACCCAGGACACACAGTATTATATATTTGCTAGCATTTTACTGTTATTATCAGTACGGTCATAAAATCACTAACTCCAAATCAACAATTTTACAAGAGAAGTAATTTTTTTTCGATATAATCAATgaatattttagagcatttatattgtTCCATATACATGATATATAGAATTATTGTCACATTCATATTTTTACTTTAGACTTTAGCTAACTAcatttgtttatctgtttgttcattttgtatgTACACATATGCACATTacacatttcttattttattctattttttcttatactattttaattatatttgagCTGGAACACTACTTTCCCATAAGAGATTAATAAAGTGTTCAGTTATTGTGTCAAAAAGTTAAAATCAGCCATAACTAAGGTACTAGATTTCTGTATGACAGTCCTTCCTGACAACTGTCTGATTCATTCACACAAGCATACCAGTTTATTTTAGTAGAATTTAGCTGAATTTAAGAGTACTCTCATATTTAGAGCACACACTAATGAGCCAGAGCTCTTCTGAATCACAAAAACACACTCTTGATACAaaaaacaggaaagaaaaaaaaaggtcccTGTTTTCTCAGAAAGAACATTTGTGGATTTTGTGGTCAGGTGGTGGGTGGTGGGGAACATGGCAGTTAGAGACGATGGGGTATAAAGTCTGCTTTTTATGAGAGAAAAAGGTTGGTTTATCCCACCAGTTTCTCACTTTGCACCACAATCAAGTGCATGCAACTTAAACACGAAGGCGTCACCCCCATCCACTCATACAGTATAGGCATGCATCAATACCACTTTTTCCTTTTCAATACTAATACTGAAAAAAGATATGCTGATAAAGTGTACTGATACCAATAGCGACTCTGATTTAAATACTGGATATCTTACTATAAATCCTGAGATTtgagtattcatttttttttttttttttggtaaattagTGGTGATTTGTCCTTAAAATACATAGCCTGGCCAACAAAAACAaatcgccaccaaaaaaaaggtcacaataTTTCATTGGAGTGTCTCTAGCTTTaactgatgatggtagagtctgaccgctgcacaaagcagctcttctccggcacatcccaaagattcttaatgaggttaagatctggactctgtggtgaactctctctcaatccatgtgtgaaaatgatgatctcatgctccctgaaccctgaactctttcacaattccaatgacattgtcatcttggaatatggccgtgccatcagggaagaaatataaaatccattgatggaataacctggtctatattcagtatattcaggtagtcagctgaccacactctttcagcacatactgttgctgaacctaaacctgcagaccaactgcagcatcaaccgcACATCACTTACTtccttaaatccaggtggcaattTGTTTTGGCCAAACAgtttatttttgtgataatattcTTGGTAAGTCacaattttctattttgtaaacaactgTAATTTATCAAGTCTGATTTTGTTTTTGTGAATGTTTGTATAAACTGCCAAACTCAATTATTACACAAAAATACCCTTAgtgcttcacagtaaataataaagtgtttttttaaggcaGAATTCTGATTTAAATCTGATTAACATCACAATATTACCGTTGCAATACACTGTGTATTGACTAAAAGGCAATATTCTGTATCGCAAATAAATATCATTCCATATAATACTTCTAGTATTTTTATCCATTTAGTGTTCATGATTTTTTAAGTGTATGCAGTGTTTACGCCTACTGAGTGGCAGAAAGACAGACTGTGTGGCAGCGTTCAGTGTAAATGCTGTGAAAACACGAAATTGGAAAGAGCTGTTGTGCGAACAgattcagaaacaaaaaaacatttttttttcttttacagactGCTGAAAGCAAGAGAAGTGAGAAGCAAATAGATTATTTCCCTAGTGTTAAAaccatacacagctctggaagaaaataagagaccacttaaaaattatgaatttctttgattttaccaaattaaaaacctctggaatataatcaagaggaagatggaagatcacaagccatcaaaccaagctgaactcctAGACTTTTTGCATCAGGGGTGACAAAgtcattcaaaagcagtgtgtaagactggtggaggagaacatgcctagatgcataaaaactgtgattaaaaccagggttagtacaccaaataatgatttctgaactcttaaaactttatgaatatgaaattgttttttttctgcactatttgatatttttatttggaatttgggacaaatgtctgtagtttatagaataaaacaacaatgttcattttactcaaacatatacctataaatagcaaaatcagagagctgCATCATATCAACCTGGAAAGTTTTGGCACTCAATAGGGTGTGTTCTGGTATCAATGTGGGATGAATGCACAGCCTCTACACTTTAGACATcagtcttgtttttttattttgagtgaGAGATGATGCTTTATTTTGAGCGTGTGACCTCAGCCCAGACCTTCAGCCCAGACCTTTAGCCCAGACCTTCAGCCCAGTGGAAATGTTTTAAGTGGACCTCAAAGACCCACATCTGAGTCCCCCTGCTGTAGAGTCCCACTGGGAGACAATTTCTGCACTGTAAGAAAGATTTTACCTTTATTGCcttggttgctatggtgactCCGGTCTGCATCATCCCGTCTGCGATGCCCAGTTGGTCGGTGTTACGCAGGAAAGGGGTTACCAAGGTAACATACTTAGCGCCACACCAGGGCTTGAGCAAGCCAAGGGCCCAGCTTTCAGTCTCTCCACCAATATTATCCAGAATCAAATCAAACCTGGGGGAAACAGGGACAGACAGGAGAAAAGGGGATTTCTATTCATAACTGATAACAAGCTGTATACAAGCCAAATAAATCTGTTGGGCcacaaaaatgcagaaaaatataaataaaccaaaataataataatgtgtcagGTTTAGTCTGGTTAacttcatctatctatctatctatctatctatctatctatctatctatctatctatctatctatctatctatctatctatgcaaacatatcatctctgattggctaacggcagtgagacaaacaacagttagtaacattttaaaaaagacatttttacactaataccaATATTTCCAATGACATACATTACATTttcaacatgtgtaatgccctgttaagtgcagtttagccactaACCTAGTCTTAGGGTCTCTGTAAAccgtgaaatccaccggagatcctatttaaacccaTATAAAACACACAAAGGTGGGCAGTCCAGGTCTAGATAGTAAAAATCCATGCAGAAGTTTTGCTAGCTAGCAAAGCCATCCAGGCAGTTGGATCAAAACtggggtgttttttttacttttaactagtgtaaacagaactgttcttaaAAGACACATCTACTTATCTCatttgtactttgctggtggtgtttctATTCTAacaatttgttccttagctctaaattactgggcaaagcacaggaacaaactgccttgctgtttctagcgctgttagctccaaTCTGACAAGATTGCGTCGCTTCCCGGCTTTAGCGCTGCCTGTAGGCGGTCATGAGCAAAgctgggcgaggccatgaatactaactcacaagttgacgtagacacgggtggttttcctgatcgacttttcttttacaagctaTTATAAACGtgaattttagcggaaggagacctttaatgcaGAAAATTCCAGAGATCTTACTTCAACATATGCTGTCCTTACAACAACATCTTTTACAagattacacatgcatttttcaacaaaagAAAGCACATATTAACAAGGCATGGCTGTGAAAGAAGAGGGTACAAGTTACTAGActgacctgcctgcagtcctgCCTGTCCCCAACAGAAAATGTTGTTGACTTTTGAAACATAAAATgcaacactgaaaacacagtacTGCCTTTAGGCTTTAAGACGTGTTTACAGGAAGAATAAGGAGTCCTGAAACACTTAACTGCTTGGTATCATCAGTGCTAAAATGAAATTAGGGTTCATATTGTCTGCtatcaaataaatgcatacaGGCTCAACATTTTCTGAATCAAGGTTGTTCAAAGAGTCGTGTTTTGTGTTTGAGCTCAACATACTTTTCCAAAGCTTGTAACTTGGTCTCTACGGGCCCTGAAGTGTAGTCCACAACATCATCAGCTCCAACACTCCTAACGAGCTGCTCGGCATTCTGGGAACACGTGACTGTTACATGGCCACCCCATGACTTAATCATCTGTTAAAAAGACACAGTAAAGAGACTGTAAACAGCAATTCAACAAAGCAGCAGTGGTGCAGTGTATTGCTTCTGTTCTACTGTGAATAAATgaagtaatgtaatgtttttaaagcCAAGTGAATATTCTGAAGGGACGAGAAATCTCAAGGAGCAGAAAAGTTTACAATAAGACACTTATAATAAACCAAACCAGTCATCTTTTACCTGTGTGGCAAAGGTTCCAACTCCCCCTGAGCCCCCGAGAATGAGAATACTGCattcaggggaaaaaaaagagaatcagTTCAGCAGCAAAACAGTTAATATCAATTCACTAATTATATGTAATTACATGATCTGTTAATACATTATATTTATGAGCCACTcttacaaaatgttttaaagttttagtatttttattaataatggaAACAATATGATTTTGCCTAAATAGTCGTTAACCCTTTAACTTCTGCTCAGTTCTTTAATAGAGCACATTTTGCTGATTGTGCAATCTCTGCTAATCAGCAGAGGTAAATTCAGCTCATAAAATCCACTATAGATCACTGTGGCTTTCAACAGAATGACTTTTCACTTTCTATCTtcatgatttcctttttttttgcataaatgtcattcttaaatgtttcagatcattaaacAAGCTTAAATAGTAGTCAAAGAAAACACATattaacacaaaatgcagtttttatatAAAGGTGTTTatgattaaaagagaaaaaaaatcccaaactACATGTTAGtgtgtaaaaaaagtttttttttaaaaacacttaaatggGACCTGCCTGACATAGCGAAGCAGACGAAAAGAACCTCAAAAACTAGACATCATGCTAATatacaaagaaattcaggaaaaaatgagaaagaaaataactgagatctatcagtctggaaaagtttaTGAAGCCATTTTTTTAAGTGTTGAggctccagcaaaccacagtgagagccattttccacaaatggtgaaaatatagaacagtggtaaaccttcccaggagtagcCAGCGGACCAAAATTACCACAAGAGCGCAGtgatgactcatccaagaggtcacaaaagaccccacaacaacgtCCAAAGAACTACAAGGACTCACTTGCCTcatttaaggtcagtgttcatgactaCACCACACCAAGAAAAAGACTTGGCAAAAATGGCCTGCCTGGCAGAGTGTCAaaacgaaaaccactgctgagctaGTCACAAATTTGGaagaaaacattttaatgatcCCCAAGAcctttgggaaaatactctgtgaactGACAAGACAAATTTTAAACCTTTTGGGAAGTGTGTATTCCATTACATCTGGTGTCAATGTAACagcgcatttcagaaaaagaacaaacttgggttctgcagcaggacaacgacccaaaacacaccagcaagttcatctctaaatggctgaaataaaattgGCCTTGTCAAATCCTGATCTGAATCCTAAAAAAAGTAGTTTCATGCTGGAAAATGCCCCAATATGGTGGAATTACCACAATTCTGCAAAGCTTCTCCACAgagctgtgaaagactcatttcAAGTTACTGAAAAATGGTTGACTGCTAAGGGTGGCTCAACCAGTTATTAGTGTATGAGCAACTGCTTTTAACACAGGGCCATGCAGGTTTGGAtattttctcccttaataataaaacctttatttacaaaatttattttgggttgtctttgattaatattttaatttgttaaatgatctgaaacatttaagagtgaaaacgtgaaaaaaaatcatgaagagGGACAAACATTTTCTCACACCactgtataaatgtattaatttaggTCAATACGAAGTTTCAGTATAATATAAAAGCCACTACTGTAGATAATCACTCACTGGTAGAgatgggtgatatggtaaaaacattgaatcacaatatttaaagacaatttCACAATATACagcatgtattttattttgataCACAGATATGTTTTTTGGTGCACATAAttcaattaaacaggattttctACCCTCTTggaaatgaaatgtacagttgggtctgTGTCCTTTAATAAAGATAATGAAGATATTCTTGATATGCTTATTGTTAATAGGTTAAGAAATGTTtcacgatacaataaaatatttatatactgtCCATCTCTTAAaagaaatttattattttttaaatatatatatatttgagtttctctgattttgctatttataggtatatgtttgaataaaatgaacattgttgttttattctataaactacagacaacatttctcccaaattccaaataaaaatattgcaatttagagcatttatttgcagaaaatgagaaaatggctgaaatgacaaaaaaaggatgcagagctttcagacctcaaataatgcaaagaaaacaagatcatattcataaagttttaaaagttcagaaatcaatatttggtggaataactctggtttttagtcacagttttcatgcatcgtggcatcatgttctcctccagcagtcttacacactgcttttgggtaactttatacctttactcctggtgcaaaaaattcaagcagttcagcttggtttgatggcttgtgatctccCATCTTcgtattgattatattccatgggttttcaatttggtaaaatcaaagaaactcaccatttttaagtagtctcttatttttttccagagctgtattttcattCAACATTTTCATTCATTGCAGGTGGAGGATGTTTAAGGGTTAATTTACCCCCCGCTTCACAGCATCCTCAGAGCCAGACTAATTGTTTGGCTGGTCAGAGAAACACTGGAGGTGGATGCCTCTGTGTTAGGTCATCCCGTCTCTCAAGACTCTTACACTTCAGGGAGCTGTCAGGCGCTCTCTGGTCTTTCATTACCCACAGATCCTTCTGATCCTACGCTTTGAGACATAATGAGCTGGATGAAATCACGGAAATCTATGACTGGGTTTTGGTACAACTCAGGGGGCGGCTGGACACAACAGGAAAACCTGGGGTAGCAGGATCAACTGAGGACATGTAGAGGACAATGAAGTAGTGAAAATTACAGTGGGGGGGTGTTTTTGGGTACTTGCCGTTTCTTGGCACAGTTGTCTTTGTTGAGACCACCCGTGTTGACGAGGGCAGACCAGGCCGTCGCCGCTACGTATGGGATGGACGCTGCATCTACGTGACTCAGTGATTTAGGCTTGTGTGACACCTGAGCCATGCAAACAGAttgaaaaacacacatacatacatagacaGATAAATGATTCATTCACTGGTCATGCTTCATTAAAGAGGAGGACACAATGCCCAGTGACTCATTATAGAAGTTGCACGGGAAAACACCACCCTCACACTGGAGCCTTTGTTTGTGTGCAGTAATTGGCTCTAATTTAGAGGAGCAGCACACAAAAGGAAAGTTCATTATGAGAAAAACTGCATCACAAAAGGCTACGCAACTAAAGGTTATCCTTAAAAACTGGTGGAATTAATATCATTAAACTAATAAGCCAAAACAAGTGGTTAAATGCGGCAACACATGGATTgttgtttaataaatacatataatatgataatataatataatcataaaTACACAAACATCCAATGAATAATTTGCTTAAACTAAGTTTATTGACAGTAGAACAAGACTACTTAGTAACAAAATGATTACAGACCATTtatttctatctatttatttacaaaaagaaaaaaagtttattctcACAAATCATTGTAATACTGAATATAAAATGCTGCCTGTTGAAATAAGTGATCAAAttcattttaaattacattaactTCTCTTGTTCTTCACTTAGCCCTAAGCCGTATTCACATTTAGTTAAATGTGGCCAAACTAAGCACTGTAACattaaaactaattattaatatatacagtatcagttgtaaataaatactaaagtctttgaaactatgaaggaacacacagtgaatcttgtagtaacttaaaactgttaaCCTAACTAAAATACTCTATATAGATTTAGATGCCCTTAtcttgggtgctgttaacttgtggtttttgaggctggtaactgatgaacttattctgtgcaacagaggtaacttttggtcTTCATTTTCTGGGGTGGGTCTGATGAGAGCCAGGTtcatcatttcattttttttatggtctttgggTGTAGCAAAACATGATTAAGAGTGTCAAGTGACTCATTCCAAGTTAATcgacctcataaaactgacaaaaaaaatgcCAAGTTGTGCAAAACTGAAATCTAAGCAAGAgctgctactttaaagaatctaaaatataaatcatactttttgtttattgaataaataccatgtttttcatcatagtttggatgactataAATCATcctaaataattcataaatcatcctaaacaaaactaaataatttaaatatattgattaattaTTGTGAATGCCACTTGTACTGATTCTAAGATTAGTGTTTTACTTTCCACATAAAAAGCTTTTTGTGCTTGCACAGTATTTtatatacacaagtgcatttggACATACAATTGGACCGCTCGGTAGGTACATATACTGCTGGAGCATATTGTTAGGTTTAATTGACATTACCTCATTAGCACTGACCACCACAAACTCAGCCAGACTGCCCTGCTTCCAGGGAGGAACAGCAGCCCACAcctgacaaacaaaacaaacacaaacacacgagTCCATCAGCTCTATAACAGCAAATATGCATAGTTAGGCTGCATCATAATACTAAATCATCAGAAGACTAAGACTGAGAAAACAGAGAATTACGTTATTGctcaaatttaattttaaatgccCACAGTGCTGCATGCTTAGTGGACCTGATATAATGCGGTTTAATTAGTGTTTACAGTGCTGAAGCCATTTATAATCTGCAGTGAATGACTGTGTGAAGTCTGGAACCCACGGACATCATTAAAAGCTGTGTTGTTTCCAAGGAGATGTCCTGCCAGGCCTCTCCTGCAGCTGCCTTTAGTTGAGGCCTGTTTGTGCATCTTTCTTTATTCAGTTTTGTCATCAGTGTATCAGGGAATCAGGTGATTAGCTGAGCCATGTAAGAATATTCTAGTTCTTTGCCTTAAAGTGCAACACCcgtgaaataaataataagaataaagagtaaataataatattgatgagAACACTGGCTGTGTTCTTTCCAATAGTGCTTTCACAACTGGCACTAGGCTAACCCTAAAAAAATGTCCACTGTGTCCTTACTCTCACCAAATgcctattttcatgtcttgcacctgtgtcatttaaatagtgacagtgcttgtgaatacagAGTTAGGTCctgaaatatttggacagtgacataaTCTTTATGATTTGGGTTCTGCATAGCaacacactggatttgaaataaaGAACTGAGGTGTGATTTGAAGCTGTAGATTTGATTTATGGGGTTTAAACAACAATATCATCTAAAATATTTAAGAACAGCAGACAATTTTCCCCAAAAACTTGTTATTTCAGGGGCTAAAAAGAAAAaggggctaaaaaaaaaaagaagaaacaaacatACCTGAAAATAGCTTCCCTCAGAGCCATTAATATTTCTGAAACCTCTGTTTACCTCAGTCTGCCGTTAAATCAGTAacctaacttttattttaaatttgggaaCTGTAAAATGCAATGCAAAGAAATGAAAACAAATTTAAATTTTGTGTAAATATCCTTTTGGGAGACAAAATAATGTTTACGCTTTTAAAATACATGAAATTAAGACTTTTTATAACATTTAAGGATCTGCAGACACCCTGATCTGGATATCCACCATTCTGGTCCTCGTTTCTAGAAATCAGACGCTGAACCCTACTGTGCTAATGTGTCTGCTGAAAACGAGAGCTGTTGCTCTTATTCTGTCATTGTACATTCCTTAAAATCAGGTCACCCTCCACTGTGACACTGAGAATACACAGCCTGCTCAGACGAAAGACGCCTGGAGACGCCTTTGTGCAGTGCCTCACGCTGACCTGCTCCACATTCACCTGGCTGCAGGATTAGCTGAACAAAGAGGCGCTAGACCTTCACTAATACAGCACCCCCAACTCCAAACGTTGCCATGACTTCCTGTGTTCATCTGCAATGTGAATAAACAGCAGAGGCACAAActgttttgcattattattattgggATTTGTATTATTAGCCTTGAAATTTGAGCTAGCTTGTATAATAAGTCATAgggcaaatacattttaatcatgTCTGTACAGTTGTCTCCATTTAACCTTTGTTGAGGTCTTTTATGCTgcctggtttgtgtgtgtgtttgggcgcACATGTATATTACTTCTTTACCTATTCAGAGTTTGAGAGCTGGAAGATCTGATTACATTACAGATTACAACGAGCATCTGGCAActgattaaaataatattcataCCAAAAATAAGTGAAAggactaaaatatttatattgaacaataacttattttttatttaaggaaGTAATAAAGGCCcacacaacacaacccaacccCGCCCACACTCCCAACTCCTTCCTCAGCCACCTGCAGTGCAGCAGGCAGGGTTGAGAGAGCCAGTAGGCAGCAGACCAATGACAGGTTTAAGTACTTTTCGCACTATAACGtgcccttaaaatcctttaattttcccagaaatagtcagtgcgccttacaatccagtgtgccttatgtatgaattttaccagtcaggatgtaaggagcaataaaggcAATATCATATGCGCTGGCTCTTTTGCAGTTGAAAGAAGATTAtcatctgcctgtagcctgctgccaactcTGGATGCCATttctagagcagcattagcattacacgctaatcacattaagcgctagctctttcatcgttcagaggtgagtattatcggcctgtagcctgctgctaaccccggctagcactgctgaagcagcattagcattagccgctaaccgtgcacAGCGCTAACTATTAccccgtttagaggtgagtattatcggcctgttaAAACAAGCGACATGAGAaagaactgctagctgatatcgctctggcttaccggaacactcagcgCTCTTCAGTGTTAGCTCTTCCGCTAACCTCGgctatactgtaaataaacatggtgacacccctgttccttacaagtgttgcataatgcgcgtaataatctagtgcgccttatgtatgaaaatagaccagaaaatagacgtttattgatagtgtgactaataatccggtgtgccttctAGTGCGCAAAATACAGTATTAACATATAATTTGACCAgtggtggggggaaaaaaacttttactttGTTTggtctaaaaaaacataaaataacatgcAACAAAATGCAAGGAGCATCGAAGCAGGACGCTAATGAAGTGCTTTACCTCGTCTCCTGGTTTGAAGTAGGACACGTCCAGCCCGCATTCCATGATCTCCCCTGACAAGT is a genomic window of Astyanax mexicanus isolate ESR-SI-001 chromosome 14, AstMex3_surface, whole genome shotgun sequence containing:
- the rtn4ip1 gene encoding reticulon-4-interacting protein 1 homolog, mitochondrial, with protein sequence MHTAVRRVACSRWLSLCELSWSGWRAADSGRTLSTSARRSTVMPAWVIDKYGSDNSVFRFTQNASFPIIHYPNEVIVKVHAAGLNPIDINMRGGYGAATLAMKRDPLSIKKAGSEFPLILGRDLSGEIMECGLDVSYFKPGDEVWAAVPPWKQGSLAEFVVVSANEVSHKPKSLSHVDAASIPYVAATAWSALVNTGGLNKDNCAKKRILILGGSGGVGTFATQMIKSWGGHVTVTCSQNAEQLVRSVGADDVVDYTSGPVETKLQALEKFDLILDNIGGETESWALGLLKPWCGAKYVTLVTPFLRNTDQLGIADGMMQTGVTIATKAIKHLTKGVHYRWGFFAPSGPALDDISEMVDAGKIRAVVEETFSFAQVPQAFEKLEKGHARGKTVVTVTREQKE